The following nucleotide sequence is from Melioribacteraceae bacterium.
ACCTGATACAATTTCAGGTAAGCAAATTAGTTTAGATGAAATTAAATCCGACAAAGCAACAGTCGTGATGTTTATTTGTAATCACTGTCCATATGTTATTCACATAATTGAAAAACTTTCCGAAGTTATAAAGGAATATCAGAAGAAGGGAATTAGTTTTGTTGCGATTAGTTCAAATGATGTTCAAAATTACCCGCAGGATTCTCCGGATAAAATGAAAGAGTTTGCCGAGGAGTTTAATTTTTCTTTCCCTTATTTATATGATGAAACTCAAGAAGTTGCAAAAGCATACCAAGCAGAATGCACGCCGGACATTTTTGTTTTTGACAAGGAATTGAAATTAGTTTATCGCGGTCAGTTTGATGACTCTCGTCCAAGTAAAGATACACAGGTAACCGGTAAAGATTTAACAGCCGCACTTGATGCAATTTTGGAAGGCAAGCATGTTAGTGAAAAACAAATTCCAAGCGTTGGTTGTAATATAAAGTGGAAGAGGTAGACACCCAGAAACCTAACTTCTTTTAAAGTTAGGTTTCTTAAAACTATACCCAAACAAAAAGCCCGACTTTTTCAAAAAGTCGGGCTTTTTTTATTTAATCATCTGCAACTTAACAGAATGTGTTTTCTGTGGTGTGATTGCTACAAAAATATAAATTCCGCTTGAAACAGTTTCTCCGTAATCATTTCTGCCGTCCCAATTGAATTCGTATGTTCCTTTTGTGTTCGGATTCAATTCGAATGTCTTAACGACTTGTCCCAGTATGTTGTAAATCTTAAATGAAATATTATCGCTCAACATCCCGGGCGGTAAATTAACTCTAATCTTAGTCTGACTGTTAAACGGATTCGGATAAGCGGCTAATGAAAATTCTTCGATAACATTAACCGAATCGGTTTCCACATCTGTTGAGCCGCCGCCGTCATCTCGACAATCATAACATACTTCCCCACCGAGAGATGGTTCAAGACATATAAATGCCGTATGATAAGAAAGGACTCTGTTGCTTATACTCGTTCCAATTATTTCGCTTATAATATTATTGGCAGATCCTTGTCCCTCTAGCTCCTTAATGTATCTGCTTACCCACATCTTTCTTAAAGTGCTGTCGCTTTGATCGGCAATATCATCGGTGATTTCAAAATTTCTGGTGAAAACATTTCCTTCATACACACCATTTATTTCAACGGTAAAATCACCGGAACCATTAAATTTTCCTAATTGAAAAATGGGCATATCAAGATAAGTGCTTGATCCGGTCAAGTTGATATTATATCTACCGTAACAGAATCCGTTTGTTAGACTTGTATATAGGTCGAATGTACTTATGAATCCACCCACACCTTGGAATGCTTTTGTTAATAACTCGTTGAAAGAATAACCATCAAGCATACGAGTTAAATTACCGCCGGTCATTCTGCTGATATTATTGTAAAAATATTGATTCCCTTCATAGTACTGATTGCCTATGTAAACATACTTCACGTTTCTGTTTTGAAAATCTGCAACATGAAAGGTTAGGTCGCCTTCAATCGTTTCAAAGATATCGTCAATTAATTCATTAGCGGATTCGGGATCCATAACATCATCCGTGTTTGCAATAAGAAGAACAACACCATCACCGCCTTGTGAGTTAATAAACTCAACACCGTCATTAATCAGCGATGGAAGATTTCCATAATTAGCGAGATTA
It contains:
- a CDS encoding thioredoxin family protein — its product is MAATPSAMVELGTKAPGFNLPDTISGKQISLDEIKSDKATVVMFICNHCPYVIHIIEKLSEVIKEYQKKGISFVAISSNDVQNYPQDSPDKMKEFAEEFNFSFPYLYDETQEVAKAYQAECTPDIFVFDKELKLVYRGQFDDSRPSKDTQVTGKDLTAALDAILEGKHVSEKQIPSVGCNIKWKR
- a CDS encoding FlgD immunoglobulin-like domain containing protein; translation: MKQKLQLLITSCFFLLFSIQLFSQNSLYIIKPDWGWWVEQGTIEEATLTIKPKGVFFEYGLYLTFAVTTPNYYNENDSLEAELIFTLGDDAIVHDSWLWIEDEIIQAEIMDEWTAGSIYNEIVGRNLDPSILFKREGYYGNSDYYELRVFPLLKDLPRKVKITYLVPTDWTASRVMASLPTELLTTSAKEVDKLRLVVYPTEQWTSPEIVENPELTFENGSDTTFGDYQFVEIPTSYLYNNLTFSLKSPMQEGIYLSTFTEENEDYYQLALLPSEILSSETSKKVMVLFDYKLTNSTITKSEILNGTKNSLLNYLSDADSFNIAFSRLTIDRTSDVWLPADSVTIAQTFENITEDNLANYGNLPSLINDGVEFINSQGGDGVVLLIANTDDVMDPESANELIDDIFETIEGDLTFHVADFQNRNVKYVYIGNQYYEGNQYFYNNISRMTGGNLTRMLDGYSFNELLTKAFQGVGGFISTFDLYTSLTNGFCYGRYNINLTGSSTYLDMPIFQLGKFNGSGDFTVEINGVYEGNVFTRNFEITDDIADQSDSTLRKMWVSRYIKELEGQGSANNIISEIIGTSISNRVLSYHTAFICLEPSLGGEVCYDCRDDGGGSTDVETDSVNVIEEFSLAAYPNPFNSQTKIRVNLPPGMLSDNISFKIYNILGQVVKTFELNPNTKGTYEFNWDGRNDYGETVSSGIYIFVAITPQKTHSVKLQMIK